A single window of Agelaius phoeniceus isolate bAgePho1 chromosome 16, bAgePho1.hap1, whole genome shotgun sequence DNA harbors:
- the SRL gene encoding sarcalumenin isoform X1: MKGLNLLCCCVASLLLLGTAEEVEDASEPTKRDRSHLENTLKLNEEKPADDVSGVLQRLRKIYHSSIKPLEHSYRYNELRQHEITAYPGRTLGSSATDGEITSKPMVLFLGPWSVGKSSMINYLLGLDNTPYQLYTGAEPTTSEFTVIMHGPKLKTIEGIVMAADSARSFSPLEKFGQNFLEKLIGIEVPHKLLERVTFVDTPGIIENRKQQERGYPFNDVCQWFIDRADLIFVVFDPTKLDVGLELEMLFRQLKGRESQIRIILNKADSLATQELMRVYGALFWSLAPLINVTEPPRVYVSSFWPHDYNPETHRDLFLKEEISLLEDLNQVIENRMENKIAFIRQHAIRVRIHALLVDRYLQTYKDKMTFFSDGELVFRDIVEDPDRFYIFKSILAKTNVSKFDLPNREAYKDFFGINPITSFKLLSQQCSYMGGCFLEKIEKAITRELPDLLGSIGLGKKPNVLSCDVTGCGETPKNRYRKP, from the exons ATGAAGGGCCTcaacctgctctgctgctgcgtGGCCTCGCTGCTGCTCCTCGGCACCGCAG AAGAGGTTGAAGATGCCAGCGAGCCGACCAAGCGCGACCGGTCCCACTTGGAGAACACCCTGAAGCTCAATGAGGAGAAACCTGCCGATGACGTCTCAG GAGTATTGCAGCGGCTGAGGAAGATCTACCACTCCTCCATCAAGCCCCTGGAACACTCCTACAGATACAACGAGCTGAGGCAGCACGAGATCACAG CTTACCCCGGACGCACCCTGGGCTCCTCGGCCACAG ATGGGGAGATCACTTCCAAGCCTATGGTGCTATTCCTGGGACCGTGGAGCGTCGGCAAATCTTCCATGATAAACTACCTCCTGGGGCTGGACAACACTCCCTACCAGCTCTACACAG GGGCAGAACCCACCACCTCTGAGTTCACTGTCATCATGCACGGGCCCAAGCTGAAGACCATCGAGGGCATCGTGATGGCTGCTGACAGTGCCCGCTCCTTCTCGCCCCTGGAGAAGTTTGGGCAGAACTTCTTGGAGAAGCTGATAGGCATTGAGGTCCCCCACAAACTGCTGGAGAGAGTCACCTTCGTGGACACGCCGGGCATTATCGAAAACCGCAAGCAGCAAGAAAGAG GTTACCCATTCAACGACGTGTGCCAGTGGTTCATTGACAGAGCCGATCTCATCTTTGTTGTCTTTGACCCCACGAAGCTGGATGTGGGCTTGGAGCTGGAGATGCTGTTTCGTCAGCTGAAGGGCCGCGAGTCTCAGATCCGAATCATCCTGAACAAAGCTGACAGCCTGGCTacccaggagctgatgagagtcTATGGCGCCTTGTTCTGGAGCTTGGCTCCTCTCATCAACGTCACAGAACCACCCAGGGTGTACGTTAGCTCCTTCTGGCCCCATGACTACAATCCAGAAACCCACAGAGACCTGTTCCTCAAAGAAGAGATATCGCTCCTGGAAGATCTCAACCAGGTGATTGAGAACAGGATGGAAAACAAGATTGCCTTCATCCGCCAGCACGCCATCCGGGTGCGCATCCACGCCCTGCTGGTCGATCGCTATCTACAGACCTACAAGGACAAAATGACCTTCTTTAGCGATGGAGAACTGGTGTTCAGGGACATTGTGGAAGATCCTGACAGGTTCTATATCTTTAAATCCATTCTGGCAAAGACCAATGTCAGCAAATTTGACCTCCCCAACCGTGAGGCTTACAAGGACTTCTTTGGCATCAATCCCATCACCAGTTTTAAGCTGCTATCTCAGCAGTGTTCCTACATGGGAGGGTGTTTCCTAGAGAAGATCGAGAAGGCCATCACCCGTGAGCTTCCCGATCTCTTGGGAAGCATCGGCTTGGGGAAGAAGCCCAATGTCCTCTCCTGCGACGTCACCGGCTGTGGCGAAACCCCAAAGAATCGCTACAGGAAACCCTAA
- the SRL gene encoding sarcalumenin isoform X2, which produces MKGLNLLCCCVASLLLLGTAEEVEDASEPTKRDRSHLENTLKLNEEKPADDVSGVLQRLRKIYHSSIKPLEHSYRYNELRQHEITDGEITSKPMVLFLGPWSVGKSSMINYLLGLDNTPYQLYTGAEPTTSEFTVIMHGPKLKTIEGIVMAADSARSFSPLEKFGQNFLEKLIGIEVPHKLLERVTFVDTPGIIENRKQQERGYPFNDVCQWFIDRADLIFVVFDPTKLDVGLELEMLFRQLKGRESQIRIILNKADSLATQELMRVYGALFWSLAPLINVTEPPRVYVSSFWPHDYNPETHRDLFLKEEISLLEDLNQVIENRMENKIAFIRQHAIRVRIHALLVDRYLQTYKDKMTFFSDGELVFRDIVEDPDRFYIFKSILAKTNVSKFDLPNREAYKDFFGINPITSFKLLSQQCSYMGGCFLEKIEKAITRELPDLLGSIGLGKKPNVLSCDVTGCGETPKNRYRKP; this is translated from the exons ATGAAGGGCCTcaacctgctctgctgctgcgtGGCCTCGCTGCTGCTCCTCGGCACCGCAG AAGAGGTTGAAGATGCCAGCGAGCCGACCAAGCGCGACCGGTCCCACTTGGAGAACACCCTGAAGCTCAATGAGGAGAAACCTGCCGATGACGTCTCAG GAGTATTGCAGCGGCTGAGGAAGATCTACCACTCCTCCATCAAGCCCCTGGAACACTCCTACAGATACAACGAGCTGAGGCAGCACGAGATCACAG ATGGGGAGATCACTTCCAAGCCTATGGTGCTATTCCTGGGACCGTGGAGCGTCGGCAAATCTTCCATGATAAACTACCTCCTGGGGCTGGACAACACTCCCTACCAGCTCTACACAG GGGCAGAACCCACCACCTCTGAGTTCACTGTCATCATGCACGGGCCCAAGCTGAAGACCATCGAGGGCATCGTGATGGCTGCTGACAGTGCCCGCTCCTTCTCGCCCCTGGAGAAGTTTGGGCAGAACTTCTTGGAGAAGCTGATAGGCATTGAGGTCCCCCACAAACTGCTGGAGAGAGTCACCTTCGTGGACACGCCGGGCATTATCGAAAACCGCAAGCAGCAAGAAAGAG GTTACCCATTCAACGACGTGTGCCAGTGGTTCATTGACAGAGCCGATCTCATCTTTGTTGTCTTTGACCCCACGAAGCTGGATGTGGGCTTGGAGCTGGAGATGCTGTTTCGTCAGCTGAAGGGCCGCGAGTCTCAGATCCGAATCATCCTGAACAAAGCTGACAGCCTGGCTacccaggagctgatgagagtcTATGGCGCCTTGTTCTGGAGCTTGGCTCCTCTCATCAACGTCACAGAACCACCCAGGGTGTACGTTAGCTCCTTCTGGCCCCATGACTACAATCCAGAAACCCACAGAGACCTGTTCCTCAAAGAAGAGATATCGCTCCTGGAAGATCTCAACCAGGTGATTGAGAACAGGATGGAAAACAAGATTGCCTTCATCCGCCAGCACGCCATCCGGGTGCGCATCCACGCCCTGCTGGTCGATCGCTATCTACAGACCTACAAGGACAAAATGACCTTCTTTAGCGATGGAGAACTGGTGTTCAGGGACATTGTGGAAGATCCTGACAGGTTCTATATCTTTAAATCCATTCTGGCAAAGACCAATGTCAGCAAATTTGACCTCCCCAACCGTGAGGCTTACAAGGACTTCTTTGGCATCAATCCCATCACCAGTTTTAAGCTGCTATCTCAGCAGTGTTCCTACATGGGAGGGTGTTTCCTAGAGAAGATCGAGAAGGCCATCACCCGTGAGCTTCCCGATCTCTTGGGAAGCATCGGCTTGGGGAAGAAGCCCAATGTCCTCTCCTGCGACGTCACCGGCTGTGGCGAAACCCCAAAGAATCGCTACAGGAAACCCTAA
- the TFAP4 gene encoding transcription factor AP-4 isoform X2: MEYFMVPAPKVPALQHFRKSEKEVIGGLCSLANIPLTPETQRDQERRIRREIANSNERRRMQSINAGFQSLKTLIPHTDGEKLSKAAILQQTAEYIFSLEQEKTRLLQQNTQLKRFIQEFSGSSPKRRRAEDKDEGIGSPDIWEDEKAEDLRREMIELRQQLDKERSVRMMLEEQVRSLEAHMYPEKLKVIAQQVQLQQQQEQVRLLHQEKLEREQQIRTQLLPSHAPPAPTHHPTVIVPAPPPSHHVTVVTMGPSSVINTVSTSRQNLDTIVQAIQHIEGTQEKQLQEEEQRRAVIVTPARACPEPSASDTASDTEGNDSDSMDQSKEEPSGDGELP; the protein is encoded by the exons ATGGAGTACTTCATGGTGCCGGCCCCCAAGGTGCCggccctgcagcacttcagGAAATCCGAGAAGGAGGTCATCggtgggctctgcag CTTGGCCAACATCCCACTGACTCCAGAGACCCAGCGGGACCAGGAGCGGCGGATACGCAGGGAAATCGCCAACAGCAACGAGAGGCGGCGGATGCAGAGCATCAATGCTGGCTTCCAGTCCCTGAAAACCCTCATCCCACACACGGATGGGGAGAAGCTCAGCAAG GCAGCCATCCTCCAGCAGACAGCAGAGTACATCTTCTCCCTGGAGCAGGAAAAGACTCGGCTACTGCAGCAGAACACCCAGCTCAAGCGGTTCATCCAG GAATTCAGTGGCTCCTCCCCGAAACGGCGACGGGCAGAGGACAAGGACGAGGGGATCGGCTCGCCCGACATCTGGGAGGATGAGAAGGCCGAGGATCTGCGCCGGGAGATGATTGAGCTCCGGCAGCAGCTGGACAAGGAGCGCTCGGTCCGCATGATGCTGGAGGAGCAG GTTCGCTCCCTGGAGGCCCACATGTACCCCGAGAAGCTGAAGGTGATTGCTCAGCaggtgcagctccagcagcagcaggagcaggtgaGGTTGCTGCACCAGGAGAAGCTCGAGCGTGAGCAGCAGATCCGAACCCAG ctcctgccatcaCACGCTCCCCCAGCGCCCACCCACCACCCCACCGTGATCGTTCCAGCGCCGCCTCCCTCCCATCATGTCACCGTGGTCACCATGGGCCCGTCCTCGGTCATCAACACGGTCTCCACGTCCCGGCAAAACCTGGACACCATCGTTCAG gcGATCCAGCACATCGAGGGCACgcaggagaagcagctgcaggaagaggagcagagacGCGCCGTCATCGTAACGCCCGCGCGCGCCTGCCCCGAGCCCTCCGCCTCCGACACCGCCTCCGACACCGAGGGCAACGACAGTGACTCCATGGACCAGAGCAAAGAGGAGCCCTCGGGGGACGGGGAGCTGCCCTGA
- the TFAP4 gene encoding transcription factor AP-4 isoform X1, which yields MRCPPYEREGHTQEALFHADFWVERELPCPHEPHTSLANIPLTPETQRDQERRIRREIANSNERRRMQSINAGFQSLKTLIPHTDGEKLSKAAILQQTAEYIFSLEQEKTRLLQQNTQLKRFIQEFSGSSPKRRRAEDKDEGIGSPDIWEDEKAEDLRREMIELRQQLDKERSVRMMLEEQVRSLEAHMYPEKLKVIAQQVQLQQQQEQVRLLHQEKLEREQQIRTQLLPSHAPPAPTHHPTVIVPAPPPSHHVTVVTMGPSSVINTVSTSRQNLDTIVQAIQHIEGTQEKQLQEEEQRRAVIVTPARACPEPSASDTASDTEGNDSDSMDQSKEEPSGDGELP from the exons ATGCGGTGTCCTCCCTACGAAAGGGAGGGACACACGCAGGAAGCTCTGTTCCATGCGGACTTTTGGGTGGAGAGGGAGCTGCCGTGTCCCCACGAGCCCCACACAAG CTTGGCCAACATCCCACTGACTCCAGAGACCCAGCGGGACCAGGAGCGGCGGATACGCAGGGAAATCGCCAACAGCAACGAGAGGCGGCGGATGCAGAGCATCAATGCTGGCTTCCAGTCCCTGAAAACCCTCATCCCACACACGGATGGGGAGAAGCTCAGCAAG GCAGCCATCCTCCAGCAGACAGCAGAGTACATCTTCTCCCTGGAGCAGGAAAAGACTCGGCTACTGCAGCAGAACACCCAGCTCAAGCGGTTCATCCAG GAATTCAGTGGCTCCTCCCCGAAACGGCGACGGGCAGAGGACAAGGACGAGGGGATCGGCTCGCCCGACATCTGGGAGGATGAGAAGGCCGAGGATCTGCGCCGGGAGATGATTGAGCTCCGGCAGCAGCTGGACAAGGAGCGCTCGGTCCGCATGATGCTGGAGGAGCAG GTTCGCTCCCTGGAGGCCCACATGTACCCCGAGAAGCTGAAGGTGATTGCTCAGCaggtgcagctccagcagcagcaggagcaggtgaGGTTGCTGCACCAGGAGAAGCTCGAGCGTGAGCAGCAGATCCGAACCCAG ctcctgccatcaCACGCTCCCCCAGCGCCCACCCACCACCCCACCGTGATCGTTCCAGCGCCGCCTCCCTCCCATCATGTCACCGTGGTCACCATGGGCCCGTCCTCGGTCATCAACACGGTCTCCACGTCCCGGCAAAACCTGGACACCATCGTTCAG gcGATCCAGCACATCGAGGGCACgcaggagaagcagctgcaggaagaggagcagagacGCGCCGTCATCGTAACGCCCGCGCGCGCCTGCCCCGAGCCCTCCGCCTCCGACACCGCCTCCGACACCGAGGGCAACGACAGTGACTCCATGGACCAGAGCAAAGAGGAGCCCTCGGGGGACGGGGAGCTGCCCTGA